The DNA window tcatggttactacacgttttagttttaaacagtttagAAAGCATTACaattcttttttaaacaaaaatcagaatttttaattaaagatttgttactatataaaaaatgtttacaatagaAATCTAATTCAAGACTGCTAAAACAGTCCTTTTcacatgtttattaaatattataactgcTCACAGCACTTCTTAAATCTGCAGTTAAAATACTGGTTCCATTAGTATTGGCTTCAAATCTTTTTTAGCTTCATTTATAACTGATTCTTCATCAAAAGCATCAAATTATCCAATTACTAAGCTGcataacaaagtatccaagtgaTCTATttatgttcaaaaatattttgaaatttcatgaAAGTGATATGCATTGATAAGTGAAAGAGtagttaaaatttgtttgatttatgtcaaaatacagggtgtcccaaaataacgtttacactctttggatcattataacttgccttgtttattgattttaacaatgaaacaagatacatatgatagccaaaggatttatttaaaattttaatactgaaatcaagagaaaaaataaataaaattcttccCAAGGAAAACTCTTCTTGGTTGAAATTGCaaaatgtcacaatttgcttGCTTCACTTCAGGTGTTCAAACTGAAATCCGTTCTGCTCCAGACACATCGCATAACGGGAAGAAATGGAAGTGCACACATCAAACACCATCTCATCTGGTATTAAAGCACATTGTTCTTCAATTGCAACTCTCAATTCATCAATTGTTGCCctttttgtgctgtaaactttgtctttcagAAACCCCCACAAAAAGAAATCCATGTGTGTCAAACCTGGTGATCTAGCAGGAAATTCTACACTTCCTCTTCGTCCAATCCATCTGTCTAGCATAGATGCATCCAGATAAGCTCTCACGTCATGATGGAAGTGGGGAGGAGCGCCATCCTGCTGGAAGAAACACTCTTCTTCTCCAAATTGTTCTTGAATGCGTGGCATGGCAAACTGTTGTAGCATGTTGAGATAATTCAATCCTGTTACGGTTTCTTggaaaaagaatggtccaatGAGTCCCCTAGCGGACAGATCACACCACACAGTCACTCCAGGCAAATTCAAGTGATGTTCCTCTATCACATGTGGATTTTCTGTTGCCCAGTAGGTGCAGTTGTGTCAATTTATTGAGCCATTCAGCTTAAACGTTGCTTCGTCACTTCAAACAATTTTGAGTGGAAATTCATCATCGCCTGCACATCTAGCAAGATACCATTCACAGAACTCAACTCTTCAATCAGGGTCATCTTCATTCAGAGCGTGAACAAGTGATGGGATGAAACTTTTGAATTGGGAACGCTTCAAAATGCGATGAACGCTGGATTTAGGGATACCTGTTTTATGAGACAGTTGGCACACTGATTTTCTTGGAGAATTCAGAACATTATCAATGACCTCTTGCTCTCTTGTTGGGCTTGTTGATGATCTTTTTCGACCAGAGCGACCCTTTCTCATATGGTGGAGAGTTCCGTGTTCATCAAACTTGGCGATGATGCATGAAATGCTGGGGAGAGATGGCGCATCCATATGGAACTTTCTAGTAAAATGTCTTTGAACTTCAGCTTTGTTTTTGACTTTCcaaaaagttttgagaatgaatattttatgctcgattgtaagctgattatccaccatccttggacacaagtcaaatctgaaacaaaagaaacggttTATTAGCTATGCATagtcaaagagtgtaaacgttattttgggacatcCTGTATTTTAGCCATAAATAAGTCACATTTCATAGACATAGAATACTCTTTTCTTATTTGGTCATCACAGTGAAATAATCCTCACcttatattacatatttaacaaacttgaaaataattcactgaaaaatgtaaaactaaataagtAAAATTCTTTTTCATTTGAAACTATTGTCCTTACATTCTCCTTTTACAGGTTTCCAGCCATGTTTTGCATGAATTCTAGCAAGCAGCTGTTGGCCACATGTTTCAAACAGAGGATGATAGTCCACGTGAAATAGTAGCATGTTTAATTTAGCCAAGCAGGCATTAATGGAACACCACACAGTGTAACTGGTTTCACTGATAAAGGCTCCATAAGTTTCAATACTACAGTTTTTGATGCACATTCAGCTTGAACCTGTGCAAACATTTATGAAATGAACATTAAAATCTAACAAAAAGAACACCTTGTATTGTATTATAAATGGCTGATACCAATAATTTTTCAAGTACTTGCAGTTAagtatatcatataaaataatctATTTCTAAAAGATATGGAGAGACCTGATGGctactatttatatatacacataaaatactttttcttcaTGTTTCACTAAAACTAATTGTAATACAGAATTTGAGATAAAACTAGGGTCCTTTAAAACTACTAACTTGTCTGATAGCAATGTTTGAAACAATAGCAGAATTGCattctataaaaaacacacaaattataaataaaaaaatgttacaagaattaaacaatttttatttgaatCCCAAGTGATCTGAAAATTATACTACTGAAAGCTTCACAATATCAAACAAAACACTTATTTGCAGGTACACTTCTCCCTAAATGTATGAATAgaacacattataaaaacattttcatgctTTATTAGGTAATAATACacagtttattacaataataaaaaatacatttttacatcttccacttttataaagtttgattatttgattaaaaattgataaattatgCATTCTTAATTTACATTACACTAATTTGTATGCTTAAATCTTAATTTCCACAGAACCATATAtaatacaagtataaaaataGCAATTAAAAGTGAACGAAATTTCTACTTTCTATCCAGTTCTGTTGTATAAATTACCAAAATCTGACTTTATTTCTGGTTTTTAGTTACTACTTTTATCCTTAAAGTGGATTATGATagtgaagtaaaaataacaaaaacattaataaagtagCTTCATGTTCTATTATGATCCATACAAACAACCTTTCTCACTAGATGACCTtataatttataaacagaaacaacCTAATccttaattaacatttttataaatttaaagatgGAAAAAGCTGAACAAGAAGTTTACTTTGGTTTAGACTTACACAATTACATGTGTGAATTTTAGAGACATAGTTCTTTCTAATATGTAAGAGTCTAGAATAACGCAAATACATGTGTGAATTTTAGAAACATAGTTCTTTCTAATATTTAACAGTCTATAATAACACAATTActtgtgtgaattttaaaaacatagttCTTTCTAGTATTTAAATCTAGAACAACACAATTACTTGTGTGAATTTTAGAAACACAgttctttctaatatttaatgGTCTAGAATAACAATTACTTGTGTGAAGTTTAAAAACATAGTTCCTTTTAATCAACAAACCAAAGCAAACAGATCATTTTGTAATCCGAGTCTGTCTAATGAAGGCAGGGTTTGATCTTCAACAGCAGGCTGAAGCTGAGCAAGGATTTTTGGGGTGTACTGAGTGTGATAGTAACCCACAGTTGCAGGGTTTATCTGTCAGAGTAAAGGTTAATGTTACATGCCTCATTTACACTTCAGAAAGTTGTGTTTGAAAAGTAAAAGTAACTATAAAAAACCGTTCCTCTATTCACATTCTATACTACCAGTATACATCCACTTATTCTATACTACCAGTATACATCCACTTATTCTATACTACCAGTATACATCCACTTATTCTATACTACCAGTATACATCCACTTATTCTATACTACCAGTATACATCCACTTATTCTATACTACCAGTATACATCCACATCCACTTAgcattaaatgtaaaacatatctAGAAAaggataaacacacacacatatacgtgtgtgtgtgtatatattgtgTCATAACGTTTAACAGAAAACATAATAGAATAAACAAATGAAGCCTAATGATAATGCATTCTAAGTTTTTCTGTTCTACAAATGCTATCAGTATTGAagtgttgtatttaattttaacttgtatttagTGGACTACCCATATAGTATTTACTTGTTTGAAAAACCTACTAATAACAAGTTTCAGTAAAACTGCATTCATTAAAATGATGACCATGTTTATATGCaactttcattttaaacttttcattctattttataaaaatgcttttaaaacaaagaaatacatttcGTCTTCCTGGGTGTATCACCACCAAGAAACTAAATCATATACTTATACCTCTGAATAGGACAAAATACAGACTTCATAAACTGAAGTGTACAATTCAGatattatataaactattatatgaaagaaaattatCTTCAAAGAATTTCTTCATACTGCTTTTTCactgtgaataattttattttcattatattaacagattttacataaaaaatttagatgtttttcttttaatattttaccacATCATTATGTACAAAACCTTTCAAAGTAAACCTGCAACTGCTTggtaataaaacgtttttttatttaattttttgactATAAGCACTGGCTAAATTAAGCAATTATTTTCCactacaaaattataattttaaggtaatttttacaaatataaatttcgaAACAAAGATGGAATTTTAAGAATATTACAAAAGGAGTCCATGTAACATACACTAAgataaaatagtattaaataattaccttgtaaagttaagaaaataaacttttacctTAACCTATTTATTGGGTTCTACATTCTCTCAGAACTTCCATTGCTGAAGCTTCTAGAAGTACTTGCTTCACTATCTGATCTGGTGACTTCACTGTTGTAATATTAATAGGCACAAGCCATCTCAGATTATCCTCTAAGGGTAACATTATAAAAgctcttaatttttaaataaaagtaacaaaacagttatatactctgtaagaaaaaatgttaaattaggtGAGTCATttcacattaaaatgttttaacaattcgGCCAACTGCTGTATATTTGTACATGATTAATAATTCCATCTAATTACGAAATGTTATGGTTTccatatttaattttctatttgttATGTACATGTGTACGAGTTTCAAGGCAGTATGGATA is part of the Tachypleus tridentatus isolate NWPU-2018 chromosome 4, ASM421037v1, whole genome shotgun sequence genome and encodes:
- the LOC143248906 gene encoding uncharacterized protein LOC143248906 isoform X2; its protein translation is MLQQFAMPRIQEQFGEEECFFQQDGAPPHFHHDVRAYLDASMLDRWIGRRGSVEFPARSPGLTHMDFFLWGFLKDKVYSTKRATIDELRVAIEEQCALIPDEMVFDVCTSISSRYAMCLEQNGFQFEHLK
- the LOC143248906 gene encoding uncharacterized protein LOC143248906 isoform X1 yields the protein MCIKNCSIETYGAFISETSYTVWCSINACLAKLNMLLFHVDYHPLFETCGQQLLARIHAKHGWKPVKGEYLTCVQGWWIISLQSSIKYSFSKLFGKSKTKLKFKDILLESSIWMRHLSPAFHASSPSLMNTELSTI
- the LOC143248906 gene encoding uncharacterized protein LOC143248906 isoform X5, translated to MCIKNCSIETYGAFISETSYTVWCSINACLAKLNMLLFHVDYHPLFETCGQQLLARIHAKHGWKPVKGECVQVSIKKW